The following are encoded in a window of Phaseolus vulgaris cultivar G19833 chromosome 3, P. vulgaris v2.0, whole genome shotgun sequence genomic DNA:
- the LOC137805623 gene encoding uncharacterized protein, producing MASLFGKLREHELEINRLNVQESEDKHRNRNKDKNKDRYGNKKSNDFNSNNYTCFGCGEQGHIKADCPNKSKEKKSSYKEKKSKRKRAYIAWDENEVSSSSSSSSEDEKANICLIAEDDDESCSSSEGMVKSSLSENLVPIHVIECFMILFLL from the exons atggcttctttgtttggcaagcttagggaacatgagttagagataaatcgactcaatgttcaagaaagcgaagacaaaCAC aggaatCGCAACAAGGACAaaaacaaagataggtatggaaacaagaaatctaatgattttaattccaataactatacttgttttggttgtggtgagcaaggtcacataaaggcagattgcccaaacaaaagcaaggagaagaagtctagctacaaggaaaagaagagcAAGAgaaagagagcctacatagcttgggatgagaatgaggtatcatcatcaagctcttcatcaagtgaagatgagaaagccaACATCTGTTTgattgctgaagatgatgatgaatcttgcagctcaagtgaa ggcatGGTCAAGtcttctctctctgaaaatctggtacccattcatgtcattgaatgctttatgattctgtttttgctataa